GGCCACGTCAGCTCGACCTCCAGCTGGACCTCGCCGCCGCCGACCTCGAGTTCCACCTCGCTGCTCAGTTCGTCGATGATCCGCAGGCTCAGCACTCCGGAGCCCAGCTCCAGCTCGGCCTCGCCGCCCTCCCTGAGCGCCTGGGCGAGGGCCGCGAGCTGGTCGGCGGCTTCGGTGCGGGACAGCGAGCGCGTGTGCTCGAATCTCACGTCCTTCACGGCTGCCTCCGTACCGCGGCGGGGAGCAGAACAAGCCCCCACCATTCTCACGCTGCCCCGGGGACGCGGCATCTCGCTCGGCGCCGGCGGCCCGGGGCGGCGCCCGGACGTCGGGCCCGTTGCGGCGCCCGGAGGTGCCGCCCGGCGCGACGCGCGGACGGACGGCCCGGTGCGGTGCCCGGACGGACGGCCCGATGTGGCGCGCGGCCAGATGGCCGGGTGCGGTGCCCGGACGGTTGGCCGGTGCGGCGCCCGGACGGGTGGCCGGGAGCCCGGGTCAGACGGGCGGCCGGGTCTTGATCTGCAGGGCGGCCCGGCGGCGGTGGACGGTCACGTACGACAGCCCCTCCGGGCCGGCGGTCAGGCTCCGGGGAGCGCCCCTCGGAAGCCACACCAGGATGCCCGCGGTGAGCGGCCGCGGCGGCTCGGTGCCGAGTGTGCCGCTGCCCGCGACCACGAGGACGAGGACGTCGAGCTCCGGCTCCACGTGGGGCGTGATACGGCCGTCGGGCGGGATGTGGATGAGGTTGGCGTCGAGTTGCCGCCCCGGCTCGGCCAGCCGCCACAGCGCGCCGCCCGCGGCGGCGGGGTCCGCCGAGAGCGCGGCCACGTCGCACAGCACGCGCGCCTCCTCGGTGCCGTCCCGTTCGCGGTCGCCCGCCCCGGCGCCTGCGTCACCCATGCCCCACCACCGTCCGAAACCTGTCACCGCGCACCGCCGGGGCGTCCCGCTCCGGCCGGCCATGACCACTTCACCAGGAGAGGAATCCTACGGCGGTCACGGCGGCGGCCCGTCACGCCGGCCGGTCCTCCCGGGCGTGACCGCGGCCGGCGCGGCGGCGCGCACGGTGTCGAGCTCACGCTGGAGAAGCCCGGTGTCCAGCGGCAGGCCCCAGGCGTTCCGGCGGCGCGCCGCCGCCAGCGCCGGCTGGAGCGGGGAGGGCGGCACGGCGAGGACGGGGCAGCGGGCCCGGGCGAGGCAGTAGCGGCTGACGGACGGCCACAGCGCGCGCCGCAGCCGGCCCCGCCCTCCGGCGCCGACCACGAGGACGTCGTCGTCCCGGTCCGCGATCCGCACCAGCGCCGGGCCCGGCGCCCCGCGGGCGAGCAGCGTCCGCCCGGGCAGTCCGGGGTCCGGGCTGCCGAACACGTCGGACAGGGCCGTGCGCAGCCGCTCCCGGGCCAGCCGCTCCCAGTCCTCCGCCAGGACGGCGGCGGCCGTCGTCCGGCGGGCGGACAGTTCCCCGCCGGGGGGTTCCCAGACCAGCACCGGCCACAGCTCCGCCCGGCGCCGCCGGGCCTCCGCGGCCGCCCGGGCCAGGGCCGTGCGGCTTCCCAGCGAGCCGCTCACTCCCACCACCACCCGGGGTCCCGCTGGCGGACGGGGCTCGAACCGGGCGCTCACCGCTGCGTGTACGCGACCGGCCGGTCCCGGTCGGCGATCCCTCTCCACACCGCCTCCGCTCGTGTGTGCTCCGAAAGCCTGCGGATACCCCGGCCGCCGGTCCTGGCACCTGCCGGACGCCTCAGTGTTCCGCGGGGGCGATCCCGTCGCCGGTCGCGTTCCCGGCGGGCTCGTCGCGGCGCCTGTCCCGCCGTGCCGCCGCCACCGCGCCGAGCAGCGCGCCGGTCGCGAGGACGGCCAGACCGCGCAGCCACACCCGGCCCTCGATCTGGGTGGCGAGCAGCACGCAGGAGGCGGCGCCCAGCACCGGCAGCACGGTCGGCGCCCGGAAGTGCGGTGCCGTGCCGTGGTCGCGGCGCAGCACCAGCACCGCGATGTTGACCATGAAGAACACCACGAGGAGCAGCAGGACCAGCGTGGACGCCAGGACGGCGACGCTGCCGGTCAGCGCGAGGATCATGGCCGGCACGGTGGTCGCGGCGATGGCGGCCCAGGGCGTACGGCGCCCGGGCAGCACCTTGGCCAGGGACGCGGGGAGCAGGCCGTCGCGGGCCATGCCGTAGGCGAGCCGGGAGGACATGATCCCGGTGAGCAGCGCGCCGTTGGCGACGGCGACGAGCGCGATGGCGCTGAACAGGAGCAGGGGCACTCCGCCCGCCTCCTCGACGACCTCGAGGAGCGGGCCGCTGGAGGCGGCGAGCCGGTCCGTCGGCACGGCCGCCGAGGCGGCGATCCCCACCAGCACGTAGACGGCCCCGGCGGTGGCCAGGGCGCCGAAGAGCGCGCGGGGGTAGGAACGGCGCGGGTCCCGGGTCTCCTCGGCGACGTTCACGGACGTCTCGAATCCGACGAACGAGTAGTACGCGAGCACGGAGCCGCTGAGGACGGCGGCGGCCGCCCCCTTGTCCGCGGTGCCGAGCTGGGTGAGCCGCCCCGGGTCGCCGTCGCCCCGTATGAGCAGCCAGGCGCCGAGGGCGACGACGATCAGCAGTCCGCCGACCTCGACGACGGTGGCGACGACGTTCGCGCGCATCGACTCCCGGATGCCCCGTGCGTTGAGGAGTGCCAGCAGGGCGAGGAACGCGACGGCGACCAGGCCGACGGGCAGGGTCACGAACGCCGACAGGTAGTCGCCGCCGAAGCCGCGGGCCAGGGCGGCGACCGAGACGATGCCCGCGGCGAGCATGCAGAAGCCCGCGAGGAAACCGGCGAACGGGCCGAACGCCCGCGTGGCGTAGTGGGCGGCTCCGCCGGCCCGCCGGTACTTCGTGGCCAGCTCGGCGTAGGAGGCCGCGGTCAGCAGGGCCAGCAGCAGGGCGACGGCCAGCGGCACCCACACGGCTCCGCCGGCGTCGGCGGCGACCTGGCCGACCAGGACGTACACCCCGGCGCCCAGGACGTCCCCGAGGATGAAGAAGTACAGCAGGGGGGTGGTCAGGGCCTTCTTGAGCGCCGGGCCGCCCTGGGCGGCCGCCGGCTTCTGCTCTCTCACGGTCGACATGTCGACTCGTCTCCCCCGTGACGCGGGAGTCACGCCTGAACCCCGGCGGGCAGCTGGCTACCGGTCCTCCGCGGGGGCGTCCGTGTCCTCCTGCGCCGCCTCCCCGTCCGCCGGTTCCCCGCCCCGGCGCTCCGCATCCCGCAGCGGCGGCTTTCTCCCGGGCCGCGCCTGCTGCTTCTCCAGGTTCTCCCGCACGTCCTCCGGCTTGTCACCGATCTGCTCCACGGCGTGCCTCCGGTCACTCGGGCCGCGGCCCGCGCGCACGGGGCGGGCCGTCCTTCAGGCACAGACTGACACGGGGCCCGGCCGACGGCTCGTCGAGCGCGTCGGCCGGGCCCGCGGCGGCACCGTCACGGGAGCGGGCCGTCCGGGGCGCCGGGCGTGCCGGACAGGCCGTCGCGCACCAGGGTCAGCAGCTCCTGATCGGTGAGACCGAGCTGACGCGCGTCGGCGACGAGACGGTGCACGGACTCGTTCAGGCGCGCCCGGTACAGATGCGCAGGGAGGCCGGCGAGGCGGGCGCGAGGAGGAGCGGGCGACCGGGGTTCTCTTCGGTGGCCGCCGGCCACCCGCGGGACGTCCTCGCGTACGCCGCGCCGGCTGCCCTCATCCGCGCTCGCGGAGGTACGCCTCCAGTTCCGCGGCCCCGGAGAGCATCGCCCGGCCGCGGGCGGACAGCCGGCCGTGCCAGTCGCGCAGTGCGGCCTCCAGCGGCTCGAGGCCGCCGGCCGCGCGTACCTGGGCGATCAGCGGGGCGATCTGCTCCAGCAGGTGGCCGCCCCGCCTGAGCTGGTGGGCCAGCCGGGCATCGCGTACGTCGGCCTCGTCGTAGACGCGGTATCCGGTGCGGGGGTCGCGGCGCGGGCGCACGAGCCCGGCGCGCTCCCACTTGCGCAGGGTCGCGGGCCGGACGCCCAGCCCGCGTGCCAGCGGGCCGATGAACGTGCCGTCGGGTCCGGCCCCGGACAGGGCGACCGGCTCGGACGCCGCCTCCCGCCCGGCCGCCGCGGTGGACTCCAGATCGCCGAGGGCCCTCTCCACGGCCTGGAGGGTCCGCCGGTCGTCGAGGAGCTGGGCGTGACTCTCGTCGATGAGGCGGAACGCCTCGTCCACCGCGTCCTGGTGCACGGCGCGCATGATCGCCGTGGCGGTCCGGTGGCCGTGGCCGGGCAGCAGGGCGAGGAACGCGCGCAGCGCCGCCGCGTGCAGGGGCGTGTAGGCGCGGTAGCCGTGCGGTGTGCGCGCGGCGGCCGGAAGGATGCCCGCCTCCTCGTAGTTCCTGACCGCCTGCGTGGACAGACCGTGCGCACGTGCCAGGTCGACCGGCCTCAGCCGCTCCCCGTTTTGAAGGTTTCGCGCCATGGACCCGACGGTACCGGCCCGAAGTCTCAACCGAAGGTTCAACGATAGCGTTGAGGAGCATGACGACTGACATCAAGGACACCGCCCGGGCCGTCGACGCCGCCTCCCTCATGGGGCTGCTGTCCACCCGGCCTCGGCTGCTCGCCCTGGGCGAGCCGACGCACGGTGAGGACACCCTGCTCGAGCTGCGCAACGAGCTGTTCCGGCAGCTGGTCGAGCGGGAGGGCTACCGGACGATCGCGATCGAGAGCGACTGCCTGATGGGCCTGGTCCTGGACGACTACGTCACCACGGGCACGGGCACCCTCGACGAGGCGGTGCAGCACGGGATCAGCCACGGGTGGGACGCCTACCCGGCCAACCGCGAACTGGTGCGCTGGATGCGCGCGTACAACGACGGCCGCCCCCCGGCCGAACGGGTCCGCTTCGCCGGTTTCGACGGCCCGCTGGAGATCACCGCCGCCGCGAGCCCGCGGCAGGCCCTCCTCGCGCTGCACGGCTACCTGTCGGCCCGGGTGGACGCGGACCTGCTGCCCTGCACCGCGGAAACGCTCGGCCGGCTGCTCGGGCCGGACGCCCGGTGGACCGATCCCGCCGCGATGAGGGACCCGGCCCGGTCGGTGGGGCGGTCCGCCGAGGCACGGGAGCTGCGGCTGCTCGCGGACGATCTGGTCGCGCTGCTCGACCAGGAGCGGCCGCACCTGGTGTCGGTCTCCGCACCGGACGACTGGGACCGCGCGCGCCTGTACGGCCGTACCGCGACCGGTCTGCTCCGCTACCACCACTGGATGGCCGACGCCTCACCGGCCCGCATCACCCGGCTGGTCAGCGTGCGCGACGAGATGATGGCCCGCAACCTCCTCGCCCTCGCGGCCCGCGGCCCGGTGCTCGTCCACGCCCACAACTCCCACCTGCAGCGGGCGAGGAGCACGATACGGATGGACGGGAAGCCCGTGCAGTGGTGGGGCGCCGGTGCGCTGGTGAGCGCCGAACTCGGCGACGAGTACGCCTTCGTGGCCACCGCGCTCGGCACGATCCGGCACCGGGGCGTGGACACGCCGCCGCCGGACACCCTCGAAGGCCTCCTGTACGCCCTCCCGGAGGACCGCTGCGTCATCGACGCCCCTCGGCTGGCCGCCCGCTTCGGGGACGCCCGGCCCGCGCCCCGCGTCTCCCCCTGGTTCGGCTACGCCCCGCTCGACCCGGCCCGGCTTGCGGACGTCGACGGCATGGTGTTCGTCAGGGACCTGCCGCCGGGCGGGGCCGTGTGACGGCGGCCGTGTCCCGCCCGGGAGCGGTACACGGGTCTCCCCGCGTCCCGCTCCCGGGGACGGGCCGCCGCCGGCCCGCCTGCCGGCGGGCTGTCAGCCGGCAGAGCAGACGGCGCCGTTGAGGCGGAAGGACGCCGGATCGGGGTTGGGCCCGTCATTGGCGCCGACGAACCCGAAGGAGGCCGTCGACGCGCCGCCCGGGGCCAGCGGGCCGGCGCCCTCGGGCGCGGTCACCCGTACGTGCCGGCCGGTCTGGTGGAAGGTGGCGCTCCAGCCCGAGGACACCGACTGGCGGTCGGTCGGCCAGTCCCAGTCCACGGTCCAGCCGGTGATCGGGGCGTCCGAGAGGTTGCGCACGGTGACCGTGGCCACGAAGCCGTTCCCCCAGCTCGTGTCCCGGTGATACGACACCGCGCAGGCGGCGTCCGTCGGGGTGCCGGTGGTGAAGGTCAGCGGGTCGGACGGGGCGGAGAGCCGTCCCGAGGCGTCCGCCGCCAGCACGTTGACCGTGTGGGTGCTGCCCGGGGGCAGGTTCCGCAGGGTCACGGACGTGCCGGTGGTCTCGCCGACCAGGCGGGTGTGGGCGCCGTCGCGCTCCTGGACCAGGTAGCGGACGGCACCCGGTGCGCCGTCCCACGACAGGCGTGCGGTGGTGTCGGTCACCGCCTCGGCCCTCGGGGTGCCCGGGGCCGCGGCGGCCGAGGCCCCGGGTCCGGTGCCGGGCCGCGGGGTGAGGGTGACGGTGAGCATCCCGTAGGGCGGCACGACGACCTGGGAGGCGGCCTCCGGTCCGGCGGTCACCTCGGTGATGTCGCTGTCGCCGCGGGCGTAGCGGCTCACCTCGGGCGCGGCGGCGGAGGGGACGAAGCCCGCGTAGTCGAGGTCCACGGTGCGTGCCGCGTCCGGGTTCTTGTTGATGAGCAGGACGCTCAGCCGGCCGTCGCGACGGTGGTGCACGGCGTGCGCCGACACGTCCTGGGCGGAGGACGCGGTGGCGACCATGGTGTCGCCGGCGGTGCCCAGTTCGCCGGTCATCTTCATGCCGTAGTAGGGGTGGAACGGCGTGTTGGGCGCCGGTTCGCAGACGTCACCGGTGCAGGCGCCGCTGGAGAGCATCCCCATGTCGCCGTAGTCGGTCTCGCCGTCGACGGTGGTGATCCGGCCGGCGCCGTTGTGGGTGTTCCACCAGTCGACGGTGAACACCCCGTTCTCCAGCGCCGTCATGAAGGCGTCGGCGGCGAACAGGCCGTTGGGGCGGGCGGTGAGCCGGGCGCCGCCCGTGTTGGTGTTGATCTCGGTGAGGGCGATGCCGATGCGCGCCGAGTCGGCCCCCGCGTACCGGTCGATCTGGTTGCGCACCTCCCGCAGTTCGCCGGGCAGCCGGGTCAGCCGGGTCATGGCGTCCTGGGCGGAGGTGTCGGACCCGCCCGCGTACCAGTGCACGCTCACGAAGTCGATGACGTCGGTGACCTGGGAGAGCACGGTGTGGTTCCAGTCACCGGGGTCGCCCCCGGCGACGACGCCGTCCGGCCAGTGGCCCGGGGTGGTGAGCACCGCGCCGATCTTGATCGTCGGATCGACAGCCTTCATGGCCGCGGCGTAGGCACGGACCTGACGGGCGTACTCGCGCGGGCTCTTGTCCTCGTGCTCGTCGTGCTCCCAGCCGCTGCCGTAGTGGCCGTTGCCGTAGATCTCGTTGCCTATCTCCCAGTACTCGGCGTCGTAGTCCTTGGTGACGTTGGCGTAGCGGACCCAGCCGGCCGCCTCCTCGGGCGTGCCGGAACCGTAGTTGGCGATCAGGATCGGCTGCGCGCCGGTGGCGCGGACGGTGCCCATGAAGGCGTCGAAGCCGGTGCCCGGGGCGACGTAGCCGCCGGGTGCCGTGTGCGTCTCCCAGTGGTAGATGTCCGCGTAGGAGCCGCCGGGGTAGCGCATCGCCCCGACGTCGGCCGCCTTCATCAGCGTGGCGACCTCGGGATCGTTCATGTGCGAGTCCCAGATCGCGGCGTTGACGCCACGGGCGACGTCGGTCAGGCGGCCCAGCGCCGCCTGGGTGTTGACCCGGACGACGGTGTCCGCGGCGGCCGCCGCGGGTGACGCGGCCGCGGCGGGGCCGGCGGCGCCCGACGGGGACAGCAGGGCGAGCGCGGCGGACAGCACGGCGGCGGTGCGCGCGAGGAGGCGGAGACCGGCGCCGGCCGGCCGGCCGGGTCTGTGCAGGGGTGGCATGGGGGTCCTCCCTGGGAGTTCCGGCGCAGCGGCGGGCCGCGGTCACCGGACCGTACGGGGATGCGGCGTGCGGGGCGGGGCGTGCGTGCATGCGGCGTGCGGGGCGGGCGTGGACGCGTTGCGGTCGTGCACGGGCGGGCCGTCGACCGGATCCCGCCGGTGGGAGCGCTCCCATGATGGGGACGGGGTGACGTCCTGTCAACGCGTCCGGGCATCCCCCCGGGATCTTCGGCCGCCGCGGCGCCGCCCCCCCCTGCGGCGCCCACCCCTCTTGTCCAGTACGGACACCGGGGGTTGTCCTGGTTCAGCAACCTCGGGACGGGGCAGGCCGTCTCGCCCGCAGAAAGTGAGCGGGGTGCCTCGGTGGTTCCCGGCGCCGGTGGACGACTCGGCACCGGGCTCAGCGGTCGCGGCTACTGATCGACGCCGCCGAGACTTCGATAGAGGGCGGCCAGAGCGGCGCACACCCCCACGGTGCCCCCGAATGTGCTTCCGGCGCGCTGGAGAACCTCGGGCCAGTCGGCGCCTGTGGACCGCGCGCCCCATGCGGCGACCAGGGCGACCAGGGCGGACGACACCACCACCAGACCGGTCACCAACAAGCAGACCACCCTTTTGTTGCCCATCTTCACCCCTCTACCGCTCGGCTGATCGCTCCTTTGGGGGCCCTTTCATCCGACGAAGACATGACTGGGATTCAGACAGAATATCCAATGGCAAGTCAAAAGCTGCGATAAACCACATATAGTTCGTAACCCTTTTCGGCGGCCCAGCGGTCTGCTTCGGACAGGGCCGACACCTTGTCAGGTGGTGCGCCGGAACGCGTCCTTGCCGGCGTGCGCCGCTCGAACACGCGCCGCATACCACCGGCGAGACGGGTGACCGCCCACCCGCGACACGGGCGACCGCCCACCCGCGACACGGGCAGCATCAGCCGCGCGTCATGAAGGCGAAGACGATCGACGGGACGGCCGGAAGTTGCGGCAGGGGCCTGGTGTGACGGCGGGGAAAGCGGATACCGTCGCGGGCAGCGCATCGCAGGACGGACTCGTGGGCCCGGCCCGTACGCCCCGGTCCCGTCCGCACCGGCCGGGTCGACCCGCCGGCCCGACTCGGCCGGTCCGCTCCGGCCCGAGCCCGCCCCGCCCTCCTCCGCCCGCGACCGCTCACGGCCGGCGAGGCCGGCGGAGTCGTGGCCCGCTCGCGCTGTGATCCAAGGAAGCGCAACCGCCCCGCAAGCGTCCTCGCTCCTGGAGCCGACATGTTACGACGTCACTGGACCCGCCCCCTCGCCCTCGTCTTCCTGCTGGGGCTGCTCGCCCCGCTGCCGCCCTCCGCCGCGGCGGCTGCTCCGGCCACCGTTCCGGAGACCACCGCGTCGCCGCCCGCGGCGCCGGACACGGCGACGACGGTGCCCCTGCCGTCGCTCAGCGCGACCACCACGCAGGTCGCCCACGGGCTGCGGCGCCCCACCGCGCTCGCCGCCCCCGACGACGGCACCGGCCGCCTGTTCATCACGGAGAAGCCCGGCACCGTCCGCGTGTACCACCCGGACACCGGTCTCGCCGGAACCCCTCTGATCGACATCACCTCGGCCGTCGACGAGTCGGGCAACGAGCGCGGCCTGCTCGGCATCGCCCTGCCGCCCGACTTCGCCGAGAGCCAGGACGTCTACCTTGCGTACACCGCCCTGCCCGACGGCGCGGTCACCCTGGCCCGCTACCGGCTCGACGAGTCCCGGCTGGAGGTCCTGCTCGCACAGGAGCACGCCGAGTACAGCAACCACAACGGGGGTCAGCTCGCCTTCGGCCCCGACGGCCACCTGTACTGGAGCATCGGCGACGGCGGCGGCTCCGCCGACCCGCTGCGCGCCGGTCAGCGACTGGACACCCTGCTCGGCAAGATCCTCCGCATCGACGTCGGCCGCACCTGCGGCGCGCTCGCGTACTGCGTCCCCGCCGACAACCCCTTCGCCGGCACCGCGGGCGCCCGCCCCGAGATCTGGCTGTACGGGCTGCGCAACCCGTGGCGGTTCTCCTTCGACCGCGCCGACGGCTCGATGTGGATCGGAGACGTCGGCCAGGGCCGCTGGGAGGAGGTCGACCATCTCGCGCCGGGGCGGGGCGGGGCGAACCTGGGCTGGTCCTGCTACGAGGGCCTGGAGCGGTTCGAGGGCGGCACCTGCCCGCCGGGTGAGGAGTACACGAAGCCCGTCTTCACCTACTCCCCCTACACCGGCGGCTGCTCCGTCATCGGGGGGCACGTCTACCGGGGCTCTCGGTACGCCGGCCTGGTGGGCGGCACGTACATCGCGACCGACTACTGCTCGTCCACGGTGTGGGCGCTCCGGCCCGACGGCAGGGGCGGCTACGAGCAGGCCGAGATCGGACAGATGCCCACCCAGGTCACATCGATCGGGACGACGGCCGAAGGCGAGTTCTACGTGGTGAACGACCTGCCCGGCGGACTGCACAAGGTCTCGTTCGAACGGCAGGAGCCCACCTGCCGCGTCGATCGCGCCGTACGCTCCTGGGGCACCGGGACGACGGTCGAGCTCACGGTCACCAACACCGGAACCACCGCCGTGAACGGCTGGACCCTCGAATTCCCGCTCGCCCTCGGCCAGACCGTCGTCTCCGACTGGAACACGGACCTCACCCAGCTGAGCAACACCGTCACGGCGGTCAACGCGCCGTACAACGCCACGATCGCGCCCGGCGCGAGCATCACCCTCGGGTATGTCGCCGGCCACACCGGTGACGCCTCGGCGCCGCCCCGGTTCATGCTGAACGGCGACGCCTGCGCCATCGGCCGCTGAGCCCCCGCCGTACCGGAACGGGGAGCGCCCCGAGGGAAATGGGAGCGCTCCCCCACCCGTGCCGCGGGTGCGGGAGCTTCGCGGCCGGCTCCCGCCCCCCTGGTGCGGTCCGCCCCTCGCAGCACGGTGCGGACCGGCTCCACGGTGCCGCGGTTCGCGGTGGTCTCCGCGGCGCCGCGGCTCGGGCGGGTCTCCCCGCGGCGCCGCGGCTCGTCGGCGCGAGTGCCGCTTCCGTACCCTGGCGGCATGCGCATGCGCCCCACTCTGAGCTGGACGCCCACCGAGGACCTGCCGCCGGGCACCACGGATCCGGGGCCCGTCGCCGACGCGCTGGGCGGCGGCGGTGTGCTGGTGCTCAGCGGGGCGGGCATCTCCACGGAATCGGGTATCCCCGACTACCGGGGCGAGGGCGGGAGCCTGAGCCGGCACACGCCGATGACCTACCAGGAGTTCACCGCCGACGCCCGGGCCCGGCAGCGCTATTGGGCGCGCAGCCACCTCGGCTGGCGCACCTTCGGGCGCGCCCGCCCCAACGCCGGGCACCGCGCCGTGGCCGCGTTCGGGCGGCACGGCCTGCTGTCGGGGGTCGTCACCCAGAACGTCGACGGCCTGCACCAGGCCGCCGGCAGCGAGGGTGTCGTGGAGCTGCACGGAAGCCTGGCCCGGGTCGTCTGCCTGTCCTGCGGCGCCGTGAGCCCCCGCCGCGAGCTGGCCGGGCGGCTGGAGGAGGCCAATCCCGGCTTCGCGCCGGTGGCCGCGGGGATCAATCCGGACGGTGACGCCGACCTCACGGACGAGCAGGTCGGGGACTTCCGTGTGGTGCCCTGCGCGGTCTGCGGCGGCGTCCTCAAGCCGGACGTGGTGTTCTTCGGCGAGGCCGTGCCGCCGCGGCGGGTCGAGCACTGCCGCGAGCTGGTCCGGAGGGCGCGCTCGCTGCTGGTCCTCGGTTCCTCGCTCACGGTGATGTCCGGGCTCCGGTTCGTCCGCCAGGCGGCTCAGGCCGGGACGCCGGTGCTGATCGTCAACCGGGACCCGACACGCGGCGACCGGCACGCGCTCACCCGGGTGGAACTCTCCCTGGGACCGGCTCTCACGGCGGTGGCCGGCCGGCTGGGCATCGCCGTCGACGACCGGCCAGCGGCCGGGTGAGGGCGTTCGTCCCTCACCCGGCCGCCATACGGTTCCCGAGTGCGCGTCCTTGTTCGACCGGCCCTCGCACCTGACCCACGCGGCCGGACACCGAGACGGTCGCTTCCCGGTCGCGGTCGCGTGGTCGCCGGCTGCCGCTAGCTGTTGATGCGGTCCCTCGTCTGGGCGTAGACCGTCGCGTCGGTGAGCAGGGCGGAGTGGCCGAGGCAGGCGGTGCGGGTGTTGACCGCGCCGGACAGGGAGACGGAGCTGTCCGGGTTGATCACCGCGTCGCACGGCGACCACCAGGTGGCGTAGCGGGAGGAACCCGGCGTCTCGTCACCGGAGTTGAGGGCGGTCAGGAAGCCGGAGCCGGTCCGCATCTCGGTGCAGGAGGTGTCGAAGCAGCTGTTGGCGCTGTCGGTCCCGTGGTTCGGGCCGCCCAGGGACACCCAGGCGTCGACCTTGGACGTCCCGCCGAGGTTCTTCAGGTAGTGGCGCGAGGACAGTCCGCCCATGGAGTGGCTGACGATGTC
Above is a genomic segment from Streptomyces glaucescens containing:
- a CDS encoding amphi-Trp domain-containing protein; this encodes MKDVRFEHTRSLSRTEAADQLAALAQALREGGEAELELGSGVLSLRIIDELSSEVELEVGGGEVQLEVELTWPAGRAPGAAASGAGAQKEPKSAAAEPAARPARTRKTATAARTRRSTAKRA
- a CDS encoding cupin domain-containing protein translates to MGDAGAGAGDRERDGTEEARVLCDVAALSADPAAAGGALWRLAEPGRQLDANLIHIPPDGRITPHVEPELDVLVLVVAGSGTLGTEPPRPLTAGILVWLPRGAPRSLTAGPEGLSYVTVHRRRAALQIKTRPPV
- a CDS encoding universal stress protein, which gives rise to MSARFEPRPPAGPRVVVGVSGSLGSRTALARAAAEARRRRAELWPVLVWEPPGGELSARRTTAAAVLAEDWERLARERLRTALSDVFGSPDPGLPGRTLLARGAPGPALVRIADRDDDVLVVGAGGRGRLRRALWPSVSRYCLARARCPVLAVPPSPLQPALAAARRRNAWGLPLDTGLLQRELDTVRAAAPAAVTPGRTGRRDGPPP
- a CDS encoding APC family permease, which gives rise to MSTVREQKPAAAQGGPALKKALTTPLLYFFILGDVLGAGVYVLVGQVAADAGGAVWVPLAVALLLALLTAASYAELATKYRRAGGAAHYATRAFGPFAGFLAGFCMLAAGIVSVAALARGFGGDYLSAFVTLPVGLVAVAFLALLALLNARGIRESMRANVVATVVEVGGLLIVVALGAWLLIRGDGDPGRLTQLGTADKGAAAAVLSGSVLAYYSFVGFETSVNVAEETRDPRRSYPRALFGALATAGAVYVLVGIAASAAVPTDRLAASSGPLLEVVEEAGGVPLLLFSAIALVAVANGALLTGIMSSRLAYGMARDGLLPASLAKVLPGRRTPWAAIAATTVPAMILALTGSVAVLASTLVLLLLVVFFMVNIAVLVLRRDHGTAPHFRAPTVLPVLGAASCVLLATQIEGRVWLRGLAVLATGALLGAVAAARRDRRRDEPAGNATGDGIAPAEH
- a CDS encoding TioE family transcriptional regulator, with product MARNLQNGERLRPVDLARAHGLSTQAVRNYEEAGILPAAARTPHGYRAYTPLHAAALRAFLALLPGHGHRTATAIMRAVHQDAVDEAFRLIDESHAQLLDDRRTLQAVERALGDLESTAAAGREAASEPVALSGAGPDGTFIGPLARGLGVRPATLRKWERAGLVRPRRDPRTGYRVYDEADVRDARLAHQLRRGGHLLEQIAPLIAQVRAAGGLEPLEAALRDWHGRLSARGRAMLSGAAELEAYLRERG
- a CDS encoding erythromycin esterase family protein, whose protein sequence is MTTDIKDTARAVDAASLMGLLSTRPRLLALGEPTHGEDTLLELRNELFRQLVEREGYRTIAIESDCLMGLVLDDYVTTGTGTLDEAVQHGISHGWDAYPANRELVRWMRAYNDGRPPAERVRFAGFDGPLEITAAASPRQALLALHGYLSARVDADLLPCTAETLGRLLGPDARWTDPAAMRDPARSVGRSAEARELRLLADDLVALLDQERPHLVSVSAPDDWDRARLYGRTATGLLRYHHWMADASPARITRLVSVRDEMMARNLLALAARGPVLVHAHNSHLQRARSTIRMDGKPVQWWGAGALVSAELGDEYAFVATALGTIRHRGVDTPPPDTLEGLLYALPEDRCVIDAPRLAARFGDARPAPRVSPWFGYAPLDPARLADVDGMVFVRDLPPGGAV
- a CDS encoding cellulose binding domain-containing protein — encoded protein: MPPLHRPGRPAGAGLRLLARTAAVLSAALALLSPSGAAGPAAAASPAAAAADTVVRVNTQAALGRLTDVARGVNAAIWDSHMNDPEVATLMKAADVGAMRYPGGSYADIYHWETHTAPGGYVAPGTGFDAFMGTVRATGAQPILIANYGSGTPEEAAGWVRYANVTKDYDAEYWEIGNEIYGNGHYGSGWEHDEHEDKSPREYARQVRAYAAAMKAVDPTIKIGAVLTTPGHWPDGVVAGGDPGDWNHTVLSQVTDVIDFVSVHWYAGGSDTSAQDAMTRLTRLPGELREVRNQIDRYAGADSARIGIALTEINTNTGGARLTARPNGLFAADAFMTALENGVFTVDWWNTHNGAGRITTVDGETDYGDMGMLSSGACTGDVCEPAPNTPFHPYYGMKMTGELGTAGDTMVATASSAQDVSAHAVHHRRDGRLSVLLINKNPDAARTVDLDYAGFVPSAAAPEVSRYARGDSDITEVTAGPEAASQVVVPPYGMLTVTLTPRPGTGPGASAAAAPGTPRAEAVTDTTARLSWDGAPGAVRYLVQERDGAHTRLVGETTGTSVTLRNLPPGSTHTVNVLAADASGRLSAPSDPLTFTTGTPTDAACAVSYHRDTSWGNGFVATVTVRNLSDAPITGWTVDWDWPTDRQSVSSGWSATFHQTGRHVRVTAPEGAGPLAPGGASTASFGFVGANDGPNPDPASFRLNGAVCSAG
- a CDS encoding PQQ-dependent sugar dehydrogenase codes for the protein MLRRHWTRPLALVFLLGLLAPLPPSAAAAAPATVPETTASPPAAPDTATTVPLPSLSATTTQVAHGLRRPTALAAPDDGTGRLFITEKPGTVRVYHPDTGLAGTPLIDITSAVDESGNERGLLGIALPPDFAESQDVYLAYTALPDGAVTLARYRLDESRLEVLLAQEHAEYSNHNGGQLAFGPDGHLYWSIGDGGGSADPLRAGQRLDTLLGKILRIDVGRTCGALAYCVPADNPFAGTAGARPEIWLYGLRNPWRFSFDRADGSMWIGDVGQGRWEEVDHLAPGRGGANLGWSCYEGLERFEGGTCPPGEEYTKPVFTYSPYTGGCSVIGGHVYRGSRYAGLVGGTYIATDYCSSTVWALRPDGRGGYEQAEIGQMPTQVTSIGTTAEGEFYVVNDLPGGLHKVSFERQEPTCRVDRAVRSWGTGTTVELTVTNTGTTAVNGWTLEFPLALGQTVVSDWNTDLTQLSNTVTAVNAPYNATIAPGASITLGYVAGHTGDASAPPRFMLNGDACAIGR